Genomic segment of Tamandua tetradactyla isolate mTamTet1 chromosome 1, mTamTet1.pri, whole genome shotgun sequence:
TCAGCTAATTTCAAAGCaggtttttaaatgtttgctttcATAAAGCATCTTTATACGGAAACTGaatgttaaaagtaaaaaagataaagcATCCTTGACTCCTATTTCTCTCATACATTGCATGCATTCATGGGTAAATCCTAGGCTCTACCTTTTTAATACATCCAGAATCCAACCCCCTTTCACCACCAATGCTGCTATGACTATGGCCTTAATCTGAGCCCCCATATAATCCATTCTCCACCATGCAGTCAGAGCTGCTCTTTTAAAACATCCTGCACATCACATCACTCTTCTGCTCAACACCCTCCAAGGTTTCCCAACTGATTGGGAAGGTCCAAATCCCTGCTTCCCTTCTTAACTCAACTTCTAAATTTCTCCCCATCACACACTCTGCTTTTTTGGCTTTCCTTAGATCACACCAACCCTGTGCAGGAAAAGCTCTTTCCCTTGATATCCATGTGACTAGTGCCCTCACTTCCTTCAGATGTCACCATAGGAGAACACCTTTCCTATCCatcaatatattttttccatccatatattttaaaaataggaataagcCTCTATCCCCTTCCCCCTGTTTCATTTGTCTACATGGCACTTATTACCACCAAACATGCAATGAATTTATTGTGTTAGTGCTGTCTTCCCTCTGCATATTCTGAGCACCAAGAGAGCAGGGACTTGTTCCTTTCTCAGGACCTATACCAGTGTGTCACACACAGTAGGTTTTCATGAAATATATGTTGAAGAAATAAGTGAATTCTCTGGAGACTCAGTACCCCATCTCCCCAGCCTGTTTCCTGCCCCACTCCAGAGATCCAAGGAAAGACCTTCCATAGAGAGACATCTGTAGAAAAATAAGGATCCTTGGGTTATAAACCATAACCCTAGTCTAGgcacataatttaaaattatgatgCAGATAACCAGGGAGAACAGGGAAAATAGTTGGGGTGTAATGGAGAGAATGCTAGACTTATAGCCCAATGAGTTAGGGTGAGTCCTGTTCCCACTGCAACACATTTTCTTCAACATGGGTCTATAACATTTcctaaaaattctgtttctcccAATGTGTGAGGGTCTGGCACTAAGTTCTACATTTATCTACAAACTATAAAAATGTGagcaaaacagaagcaaaaaaaaatatgtactgactaaaaaaaatacctttaCCCTCTACTCATATTTTTCATGCTTCTGTAATTCTCCCTTTACTCAAAACCATTATATATAAAGCTTTTTAAAGCCAATATATAAATTAAGCTTTTATATTGGACAGAAAGCATTATAAAGGTCACAAAATCCACTCTACATTTGAATAAATTACTCTGTCCTTTAATACAGGTATCTCTAAATTGAAATGTCTCTTTCAAAATCAGTGTACTAGCACTGTACCTGCTACAAAGCAGAAATCAACAACTTctatcaaatgaataaaataacatCTAGCAGATGTCAACTTTCAGTTACATAATCAATCACAGAAGTAATGTAATTTTAACTTGATAtaacttaatttttgtattaagTCCAAATTCTTCCATATGCATAACACTAAAATCTCAGTCAATTGAGGTCAATTCCAGTCCACTCAGGGTCTCTCCCAAATTCCCAAGGTTGTATAAAATGCTCCTGGGGCATATATAATGCCAAATCTTGCAGGAGGTTGCACCTCATTCTCATTCATCAGTCCACATTGGTCTCCATAGAAACCCACATCCTTTTTGCGCTCCAGCAGTCAGGTTTTGTAGGTTGTTCATAAATACTCCTTGTACCAATTTAAAAGCCTCCTGAGTTTGCTGGGCTGTCTCAAGTTTGTGGCCCTCTTGGCCATGACAAAATTTTTCTCCTAGAAAATGATGGCTACAGCCATTTCAACTCCACTGTAAGACTTGCTGCTTACCTAAAACTCCTTCCAGAAGCGGGTATCCTCTGCTGTTGATTCTCAAGTCCCAAGAGCAGAAAGCTCTTTCTCAGGGACACACTAGCATTTCTAATTGGCCTCTGCTAGGTAATTCCTTTCCTATCTAATCCTGCAGAATAAGCACCTATTCTGAATAGAATTATGAATGAGAAGGGACTGATCTGTCTGATCTTAACTTTTTCcaataaaatgtattatacaTAACATAGAATTTGTATTCTGATGCTTCTGGGCCTTTACTTTTGATACATATAacaagttaaaagaaaacaaagcaatatacaaaaaatattttagatcaACCATTAGTTCTGccatatttttccaaaatatatttgcccaaaattcccatttttgttcttcaattcTGCTGTGACAAAGCCTACATGTGGAAGGTTGTAGTTGCTTAAGTCAGGGGAGACCCACATGATACAAAGGAGTAAATATGTGCATGGAAGGATGGCCATTCCACGATAAGTGACTGCATAAGTAATATCTGACACAATAAAGTATAcagtagagaaaatgaaaagtgtcATTTTATACTCAACTAATTCCTCATAGAGTAAGATATTGCAAATATTTCACACTTGAACCCAAGCATTATTTTAGTAATAAAGTCAATTTTCCcgaaaatttgaaaggaaatacAATGGCGATGAGACACcattaataatgaaaaaagaattcataaattatttataaaatggtggAATTTACACCATTCTAGTTAAACCAATGTAGTAAAATTTGTCTTCTCACTTATGGTGTTAATTTTGAACATAAGTGAAATACGAGTAAgtgaaaatgtgaaatgaataTAAGTCTCACTGTCATTTTCAGAGGGCCAGGATAAAATAGTCAAAAACAGTAAGAGTATTCCAATCTCTATATTTGTGTACAGAGCTGGGTCTCGGAAAACTTGAGAAAGTAAAGCAAGAAAACGGttactttgtgttttttttttttttaagattaaaacattGCAAACCAAGAATGTGAAACATGTCAGAAGAGAAGATTGAGCAATCTTTCCAAATCTCCACATCTGCTTAACCTTTGTGCAGGTAACACTCtcctgcatttttgtttgtttctgtaagaaaatacatttcaaagtcaaCAGCAGAAAGGCAGAAAGATACCTTATGAGACAGCATAAAAAGAGTTGGCTGAAGAGCATATTAAAATTTACTTGAATTGTTTTTAAGGGATAACTGAGGTCACATTACTGAAAGTTTCCTGCACACACAGTAgggttttagtttcccagctgcgaTAACAAACACCAACAATGGTTGATTTAACgagaggaatttattggctcacagtttcagaggctagaaggtttgcttcctcttGGGGTCGGGAAGAGGACCTACAGTCTGGCTGGCCTACAATCTTGGGTCCCTTGGCTTCTCCATCACATGACAGTGCACGTGATggtggcttctttctcttccaggttctgttgacttccagctacTGGCTGTTGCTCATGGCTTCCCTATCCTCTGACTTCCagtctgcttataaaagactccagtaatctggattaaccCCCTAGCTGATTCAATCgggccttaactgaagtaacatttgAAGAGATCCTATCTAAGTGAGCTCACACTCACCGGAATGTGAACCAAGACCAAAAGCATGCCATAACGAGTGCACAAATCAATCCACCACAAGTAGTATTTCCCTGAAAGAGGATTCATGTGTTGAACTGGGCAATTCAGAAATTCTTAATAAACCATATTTACCCATGATCTACAACTTTCGTACTTATCAAGGTCAAAGACACCTCTGGACCCAAATCAAAAATGATTTCACCAAAAGAGGTTTGGGGAGACAACCTGGCTGCCAGTGTAGTGGATTGTCTGGGCAATTGTGTTGCAAGGCCTGATATTGGCCAGAGTAGGAGCCAAGCCTAGGATTTGCCACAGGGCTCAAAGGATcttgaaaaaataagagaaatagctgaagaaaaataaatgaattaaatcaaTTAGCTCTTGCCCATGTAGTGATAGTAGGCCTATGGTCTTactgaaagtgtttttttttcaaagcaaaataaattaatcCAGAGTAACAGAGGAGTaatagttaaatatatatatatataccaggcTCTGGAGTCATAGAGATGGGATCTGGTTTCTAGCACTTATCACCTAAGAGCTGAGGGACTTCAAGCAAATACTTAATGTCTCTGCATCAGTCTCCTCAGTGCGGCATAAGCATCATAAGGGcatctacctcatagggttggATGTTTAAACAAGGCGTCACATGTTAGCTACTTAGCAAAGTAAATGGCGCACCCTTAAGTGTTCAATAAGTATTAGCAATTATTAGGGACTTGTACCACTTACTCTTATGTATGACAGTAGTAGTAAGAGAGAGTAGCAATTGTTCACTTCTCTTAAAGAGTTTGTGAAGTCTCCTGCTTAGGAAATGCCACCTGACCATGCTTTCTAgtgaaaacttttataaaatacaaataaagaaattcatttaGATTATAAAACTGCATTTCAGAAAATTGATAAGAAGACTTTCAGCGGACTCGGGAAGAAgagtagatatatatatatatatttgtaatgcACATATTCATCAATAGCCACCTTCTAACAGCTTTCTTCCCTTATTCCTTTAAATAATCACAACCACAATGGCCAAGGTGACCCCTGTTTTTGAGTCAAGGAATCTGATAATCAGAGAGCAGTCACCTTTTACTTTTCCCTTTGGAGATCTGACATAGGATTAGGAAGTAGAAAGCCAATGCCTATCAGTTGGGGACATGAAGAGACCTGTATGTCTAATTCTCTGGGATGAGACTTTGGGAGAAACAACACCTGGTCTCCAGTAGCAACAGCTACCACAACAGCTGACAGAGTCTCTAAACCTCATACAGCCATCACATGCTGGACCTTTAGCGTCACCCTCCAATCCCTCAGTGATGAGAGATATATCCATACAAAAGcagaattataaatattaaagtataTTGATCAAACTTGGGGTACTTGGACACTGCTTGACACTAGTAGTCTCCTAATTTTAGGTTGCTTCTCTATATTTGCTTATAGAATAAATGGAAACTAAAACTCTTTCCTTGTGGGATTTCTGCTCTTTCCCATcctagtaaaaagaaaagaaacagtaaatttttcctttaaaaatgcttCCAGTGTTATTGGATAtacattttaaactaaaaaagattACTTTCCTTATGTACCCAACCCCACCATAGTTCTCCTGAGAAAAGCTGGACTGAGCAATTAAATTTTCAGGATTCAATTCAGGCTCTTAATTTACTCAAATTTTGTCACCTACAAACATGGtaaatagtatttattttaatgcagattgatacttttaaacatttaattttttagtgtATCTGCTaatttacattttgtttaaataaaaagtaaagataagtaataaaaacaaaatagattgATAGATGAATAAATAGATACAGATAAATAAATGTCAAGCTGGTTTATCAACCAAATCTTTCAAGGATTTATAAACACAGCCATTTGAATCTGCTTCAGGCCAGAGCGGGCATTCAGAGTTGGTGGTGGAGATGCAAATTGTTTTTCCAAAGAGCTGTTTATGTTGGTGAAGCTGCTGCTTAGATGTAACGCTCtgggacaaagagaaaaaaagaagaacactTTCTCGGGCTtctcatgattttctttttaatctagtCTATGCAAAAATATGGCTTACAATTTATTGCTGAAATATAGGAACCTGAAGATTCCCACTGTCCACAGTTTTAAATGCAACAGATATCTCAATTGCTTGCAGAATGATCACTTCCAGGACTTCAAGACATGTACCATTAACAATTATTCCCCTTTCCCTTCTGTAGAGGAATTCTCACAAGAGCCAAAGACCCAAAAATGCCCAATTAAAACCCTACCACAGCAACTCATTTTTtagtcaataaaaaaataaactagtaACTTGTATCATTTTCTTCCATGAGGCAAGAAGCTGCATTaatcatttcttcaaagtaattttaattttactaaactgttttctagaagaaaaaaagcgATGACACACCCCATGTCTGCCCTAGATGCTGTTTCCCCATGGAGGTTTTTCCCATGTCTTAGCAAGGGTGCAGAATGTTTGAGATTCTATGGAGGGTTGTTTCCTCAGTgctctttgcatttatttttctcaaataacaAATGCATTTTTAGCACAGTTAAGACTAAACTAGCTTGCTGAAGCAATAGATTGGTCTAATAAAAGTTTTTAAGATCTGAACTTTTGAACCTTCATATTAATAACATTCCTTCATCCACATCTTTCCTAAAATGGGAAGAATACACTGAAtacagatttgtgtgtgtgtatcaaaGTTCTATATCATCATGAATTTTCTATAGTTCAGACAGAGGTGTTGATAATGTAGGAATTGGGGATAACTGTGTACAGGCCCAGGAAAAAATCCTGAATgttaggaattttaaaaattaaaattcttgttGGAAGTGcactatatattttcttctcttaaaaaaaaagctacagaaaaaaattttgattagttgaatttatttaagaaatagttAGCTATTCATAGTTCacctttataaaaatgtaaaagcaacATAAAGGATGTTAGAGAAGTGTACAGATGGAGGTTGAAGTATATTTTTACCTCGGCTTGAATGTTGGATTAGAAAAAGACACATGAGACAATAAAATGAAGATCATGGTCCACTACTCAAAtgatagcaacaacaaaaaatattttccctatcTCACCCTCCTGTTTGCCAAAGAGCCACCTACCCCTAAGTCATCACTTTGATAAATAAACTCCAGAGTAATATAATTTCGCTATGAAAAGATGACCAGTAGCTTGGATTCATGAAGCACTTATTGCCGAATGTGCCAGTTTGTCAGCTCTATCCTTGGCTTCTAACTTGCATGACAAATTCATTAATACATTGATCTAGATGGTTGTCGAGATATGTTGGAGGATCTTGACAGATGGGCATTTAATATAAAAAACTGTCTTTGATCTGCAGTTACAGAATCTCCTTAGCCAAAACTGTTATTGAGCTATTGACGTTAGAAGTTTCTGCTCTTGTTTTCCCTGCGGTACTtctattttctgtgtataaacaTACTTATCCCTAAACAGCATGAGAAGAGTATGAGAATGGATTGGTGTCCTTAATTTGTCTTCCTTGCTTCATCTTTGAAAGTCTTCATATTCCAGTCCTCAATTTGTGACTTTAAAAAGTGGGTCACCttacatatttcttcttctgtttattttgctAAGATTATGTATAGCAagtagaaaaagaggaagaaggttTAATATCTGTAAATCTATATAAAGAGTTTGGCCCCATCTGGTCAAAGTATATTCAACTATGAAGCCCTCTGCTGCTATCCCAGTTTCCTCATTGACCTGAGCCATTATAGCAGAATCAGGGAAATTCAACCATAATCTTCAgacatcttgattttattttaaagaaaaaatattacctGCTTCTCAACCACCCTGCTAAATAATGACTCTATACAAGGAAAAATTCAACTAGTTATAATTAATTTAGATCTCAATTATCTCCTTATGTTCATTGAATTTTAGTATTCTTCAATAACTAGCATGACAGTAAACCAAAAATGTGTGCAGTGCTATATGCCACAAGGGTTTCCCAGGCTCGAGAGTAAAACTCGTAAGTTGTTTTGACTGGGCAACTAATAGCAATTTAGATAGTTCTGTACAAATTTAGTGACATGAGATGCAAAGCCATTACTGTATTCCAGCACATTTTTCTTGTCAGAACCATTTAAATCACCATCTTACACAAGTACATATTGAAActctaagtgttttatttttatgtacatttcatttttgtccagaaataaaatatctaaatacagACAGACTGTAATGTGGTATATGTATAGCTTTCAACAATACTTGAGCTGAATAAATGCTTTGTACATTAAGTTTGTCTTTTTAATGGAGTTCACAGCTACATTGATAAAATGGATTCCTCatatcctttgttttcttttttaaccaatAACAAGCAGAGAGACAAGTACAAGTTAATATTAATAAGCAGCTCAAATAACACTTGGTGAAACTATGTACAATACAAACCATTCATACAAATGAAGACTAGGATATTGAATTTGTTACAATATGTGTAGTAAAGATAAGACAGACACTTATAACTTACATGGTGTCTgtcaggcattttccttcctataTAATGATCAGAACTTGTGCTAAGCGGTCTTGGCTGGTCTCGAATTCACGAAAGTCCAATGATTGGTGATGAAAGCTGTAAATCCCAATGTCTGCCCACATGTAAATTCCAAATGTTTGCTCATCTTTACTGAGTGCAGGCTCCCTGCatagaaaaaaaagagccatTTTGTATCACCTAGAATGTGCCTACTATATACTGAAAAGAAGTTACTACACTTTGTGTTCATAAAGTAAAGATACTGAGCTCTAAAgacacatttttccattttaacaagCATATACTTCTACAGTAGTATTTACCAGTACAGCTACTCCAAGCAGTAGAAAGGCATGAGTGGGGATTATTGATTGGCATGTACTCAAGACTTTAAAAGAGATTTCCATGACACAAGTGTTAGAAACCATTCTCTGTCTCGTTAATCCTTTAGCTTGATGACAGTTTATCCTGAACCATTATGAGCCAGACAATGAAAGCCCTCTCAACAGGGTGCGTGAAGGATGCAAGCTGAAATGCGTATGAGTGTGCGtttgtgtgcatctgtgtgtgatTTACAACCATACTGAGAGATGAAGCTGACTGGGTAGAAATTACATCAGATGTTTTCCACTAGCATATTTGCAGCCAGTTGACGGGAGCAGCAGTGTAGACACATTCCAGGCAACAGATGTGGCCTTCTTCCTTGAGGTAACAGCCCTGCCACATGACCTTAAATTCCTCAGGCTTCAGTCTCACCCCCACATCCATCCTCATCCCGAGGGGAAGTACGGTGTGTCGCTGTGGTAGTTGTAGTCGGGACACACTTTCTGTACTAGTTTATAATCTGTACtataaaaggaaatgtaaataCAGATCACTTTAAAGGGCTTAGAGCAGAGCCAGGACACATGACTTTGGGTCTGCTCCTGGTAACAGGTTTTTGAAGGGTCATAGTTGCAGAGTGTGTTCTTGGTAGCCTTGTCAACCTTTTCATATTCAATGCGACAGTTAAAGGACTTGGAATCTTTGGCATCAATCACGGTTTGTTGTGCCAAGTCGAATTCCACAATTTTCGTGGGGGGTACCAAGCTGACGGATACATTCCCTTGACCAGTAGAATTATGCCTAAAATATACGCTAAAAGTCCCATTGCCATGGTCTACAATTTTTCCAGTTATCAACAGGTTTAGCTTCACTGTTTTGATGTTAGAATGAAAATCACCCCatccaaacattttcttaaacttgCCGGTCTTAACAATGGGCCTTCTCTTGGCCCGGGGCCGAGGCTCTTGAAGATCTGTGGAGTTCCTCAGCCAGTCCCAGAGGTCTTGCTCAGAATAAGGTTCTGGGGTGTCGTATCGCAGGTCCAAATCTGTATCATTTTCTTTGCCACGAAAAGTCTGTGAAAGGAGTCGGCTGATAGACAAGTCTTTGCTGCTTTCTGTCCATATGTGCTTTAGTGTGGATTTGCTGCTTGCTGACTTTAGAAGTTCTGACTTACCACCATTTGTTAAATTGGCACATGTGacctgaaaacaaaacagaaaaatggcatttACATCTTTGCATACCAGAAGAATACCCAACATGCAGATTTAAGCCCTTTCTCAGAGGCTTACAATTAAATAATGACATTTTTTAAGTATCTTCAGCATCTGACcaatatttatgaaaatgtaataaataccACTTCTGTTCTTATTTAACAATGGAAAAGGAGAGATAAAGGTGGATAAAAACCACTAACCATGACCCAAAGAACCATATAAAAACATTGACTTTATGGGGGAAAAGGCCCATctgacagaaataaaataaatttaagtcaAATATAAGCCAAACTTAACTAATTATTTCTTAGCACCAAAAtccaaaatttcaaaaaaaattttacaaatcgCTATGCTCTGTTACTACTTCAAAATTATCATAACCATTAAAACTATAGAATTCTCAGAAACATGTCAAAATGCAATCCATGCCACAGTTATATTAGAAAAGTTAGTTTTGCCAAGAGATTGTAGTATATTTTAACTggtcaaaacaaaaacaaaaaaagtgttttttagcACTTAGTAAGCAAGGAACAGATGGCACAATGTGCCATTCTTGATCA
This window contains:
- the NXPH1 gene encoding neurexophilin-1 → MQAACWYVLLLLQPTVYLVTCANLTNGGKSELLKSASSKSTLKHIWTESSKDLSISRLLSQTFRGKENDTDLDLRYDTPEPYSEQDLWDWLRNSTDLQEPRPRAKRRPIVKTGKFKKMFGWGDFHSNIKTVKLNLLITGKIVDHGNGTFSVYFRHNSTGQGNVSVSLVPPTKIVEFDLAQQTVIDAKDSKSFNCRIEYEKVDKATKNTLCNYDPSKTCYQEQTQSHVSWLCSKPFKVICIYISFYSTDYKLVQKVCPDYNYHSDTPYFPSG